The following nucleotide sequence is from Kiritimatiella glycovorans.
CTTGTCGTCATCCGTGTAGAGATTGTCGTCCCACCGGACATACATCCGGTTGCTGAGATCCCAGAAAGCGGACCCCGCGGTGAAGAGTTCGGTAATGTACCCGGGAAGCTGCCATTCCGTCTTGCCGCCCGCTTTCGGTTTCGAGGTCTTGCGTTTCTTGCGGGACGCCTTGCCTTCCTCTTCTTCGGAGTCCTCAGCAGCCGCAGCCATCCTGAAGTCGCCGTTCATGAGCCGACCGACCTCCGCGACGACCTGCCGCCCGGTCTCCTCGAATTTCGTGCCTTCGGTAACCACGTCGATGCCGAGCGCCGTCGCCTTGAAATTTTCGGGGCCGCCGCCTTTCAGTACTCCGGCCGAAACCCACTTGACCGTGCGTTCATCGCCGGTCTGCATGGATTGCTCGACGAGTTCCGCCGCCAGTTCCATGACGGCCTCCTCGCTGACGTCGCCTTCGACACGCGACTTAACGATCGCGGCCGCTTCATGGCCGGCCTTGCGCGCGTCGTCGCTCTGGATCGCGCTCTTGAACTGCCCCATAGACTCGGCGGCCTGCAGGTGGGAGACGGTCGCGAACAGCAGACCTGCCGTAAGCATGATTGAAATGCTGATGCGTTTGGGAATGCTCTCTAAAATAACAGCTGTTTTCATTGCTCTTCCCTTCTGTTTGGGATCTCCTCACCGTTCAACCGCCGGACATACGACGCATTCTCTCGAACGAAATCCATAAGCTTCGCCCATGCGTGATCAACGTTTATATCGTACAGGAGGCAATAGTCAACCCATGAATCCGCGTCCGGGGGCAGAATTACACGTCCGGATTCGTATTCCGCCTCCCCCGTCCGGACGAGAACCGACTGGGCTACCAGGCGCGCCAGCTCTTTCTTCGGAAGGGGTTCACTCAGCCCGGCGGAGTCGATGTGTATGCCGTGCGCGTTGAGAAACTGCACGCACTGATTCAGGCCGGCCTCGCGGTCCACATAGCGGTGAAATGTGCCGTGAGCGAGTACCGTCGCGGCCACGGCGTAGGTGACCCGCTCCTCCGGCGGGTTACCGCCGCCTGAGGGAGCCGCCGTGCACATCAGGCAGAGCATGCCCGAGACCGTGGCGCCCAGTATCCATTTTTCGATGGGGTTCATCATATTCAAGACCGAACCAAGCATGTACAGTAAACGCTCTTGTCTCTCATACGTCAAAGAATTATAGGTTTGAATTTCATGAAAAAGACGAGTTTTACACGCAAGCTGACACCCGAGCAACAGGAGTGCCTTGTGCGCATTCTGGACACGGGTAATTACCGTCCGGCGGAGACCCCTCACACCATCCGGGCGGTAAAGGGCCGGGACTGCAATATCAACCTGTACCGCAGCGGGAAGTGCGTGGTTCAGGGCCGGGGGGCCGAGGACTGGGTCTTGTTCACCCTGGAGCCGGAGGTCCTCCGCACGGCCGAAGTCGGTTACGAGGACGCCCTCGACCCCGCACTCAGAGAACCGCACCTCGGGGTCGATGAAAGCGGCAAGGGCGATTACTTCGGTCCGCTGGTCGTCGCCGCGGCCTACGTGAACGCCGAGCTGGTGGACGGCCTGCGCGGGCTGAATGTCCGCGACAGTAAGAACTATTCTTCGGACCGCGCACTCCGCAAATCGGCGGAACAGGTGCGCGAACTCCTGGAGGGCCGGTACGCGCTGGTTCCCGTAAACCCCTCGGCCTACAACCGCCTCTACGACAAGATGCGGAACGTCAACAGCCTCGTCGCCTGGGGTCACGCCCGGGCGATCGAAAACCTGCTCGAACAGGTCCCCGACTGCCCCCGGGCGGTGCTCGACAAATTCGGGCCGACGCACCGGGTCGAGCGCGCCCTCATGAAGCGCGGCCGCGGCATCCGGGTCGAGCAGCGGGTCCGCGCCGAAGACGACCCGGCGGTGGCGGCCGCCTCGGTCCTGGCCCGGGACGAATTCCTTTCGCGGCTTGAAGGTCTGGGGAAGACCTGCGGCGTCGCCCTGCCGAAAGGCGCCTCCGGAAA
It contains:
- the rnhC gene encoding ribonuclease HIII, coding for MKKTSFTRKLTPEQQECLVRILDTGNYRPAETPHTIRAVKGRDCNINLYRSGKCVVQGRGAEDWVLFTLEPEVLRTAEVGYEDALDPALREPHLGVDESGKGDYFGPLVVAAAYVNAELVDGLRGLNVRDSKNYSSDRALRKSAEQVRELLEGRYALVPVNPSAYNRLYDKMRNVNSLVAWGHARAIENLLEQVPDCPRAVLDKFGPTHRVERALMKRGRGIRVEQRVRAEDDPAVAAASVLARDEFLSRLEGLGKTCGVALPKGASGKVRAAAEQLVRANGPEVLRETAKCHFRTTDRVLEACGEEMRSLSSENGKSESGNP